In Edaphobacter dinghuensis, a genomic segment contains:
- a CDS encoding TonB-dependent receptor — translation MLLAAFVGCLLLVEPAMAQTGGQGAIQGTVTDATGAVVPNATITAKNQDSGVVTTRVSTSAGVYNINPIIPGTYSVSVTAQGFQSFKQQNLVVDALKVTGLNVTLTIGNASETVTVTEAPPALDTTNATLGGVIENSTYTNLPLQMNGQQRDPTAFATLLPGAQSQGSARAPIIGGTGNYIAEVYVDGLPTTTANQQGDNRVVSNSIPVEAVDQFQVLTSVPGAEYQGAGALNFTIKSGGNQYHGTAAAYVRNTIFDTWGFSAPALTQKTASGSTVQAQKPVEHQNELVGAVGGPIPLTHKKGFFFVTYDKYHGRNGINPNTLTVPTALMRTGDFTELSSTVPVIYDPSTNSCTASGCTRQPFMGMKNGIPTLNVIPASRLSPITQYMQKFLPAPTNGGIVGNYLGGVPSGYDNWEFLSKVDYDLTPSQRLSVVLTLGSRKNVPFTVGGTPAGVVLPLPYTAGGYATIKPTIIDLEHSIVIKPNLVNQLKFGFTRFSQPVESLTDGIAPYRAAADIGITNLPAGQASDEFPGVTFNASTAYPTVQSNWTSNGASGATQTTVPNAFTLVDNLQWIKGKHSMTFGVQMQWLQDNVAAQLGPSGIFTTTFSPNDTANYTGTTLDSTKSGYSYASYLLGAINSSATTIQAFSEEGGRYRPISPYFQDDWKVNNKLTLNLGLRYDFFPPYREVQDRWSYLNPTKINPATGTPGVLEFAGHRGADISCECSTPVHTYMKNWGPRVGFSYSVNDKTVVRGGYALVFSRAGGVGGRGGAGSGTSQAGFTANLVLPAAQTTGANAGPSYYLNSQNTDFGGAGYQLTSPAAPSAASLIIGTGNYINGSGSVQTAGGAPGYADPYLSGRAPEVNFYNFGIERSVTNDLTLSVNYAGSNAHFLATGSNARGYWAGQLDPAYLAGLGAVRASDGKTPILNAPATAANVAIAQTAMPGIAVPYAAYTAAAAKSSAATVAHMLTAFPQYSGTTDTWGNVGNVSYNALQISLNQREWKGLSYTLNYTYSKNLGDDNTFRSGFNIPAAAMSNGVAYHQGRADRSYTTVAVPQNLAAYGVYKLPFGKGGIGGDNFLVRTLAGGWSFSSIFTYGSGVPLAVTYAGCTAPGQGQCMPDLNPNFSGSARKNGSWGKGITAATLGAAPSKGGTQYIDINAFSVPTNYGTTASGQTAITKIGDAPRSAPYQLWNPSTYELDASVRRSFNLTPERVKFIFEVDCLNVPNKNTFGGISTAWVDPNASPTAAANSNFGSVGSASGKRDFQFAGHVNF, via the coding sequence GTGCTTCTGGCTGCATTCGTTGGTTGCCTGTTGTTGGTTGAACCTGCGATGGCCCAGACAGGCGGTCAGGGTGCGATTCAAGGTACTGTTACAGACGCAACCGGGGCTGTTGTGCCCAATGCGACGATTACGGCGAAGAACCAGGACAGTGGCGTCGTCACGACACGCGTATCTACCTCGGCCGGTGTCTACAATATCAATCCGATCATCCCCGGAACCTACAGCGTGAGTGTGACCGCTCAAGGATTTCAGTCGTTCAAGCAGCAAAACCTGGTTGTAGACGCCTTGAAGGTCACCGGCCTCAACGTAACGCTCACCATCGGCAACGCCAGCGAGACGGTTACGGTAACAGAAGCCCCGCCTGCGCTGGATACTACCAACGCTACCCTTGGCGGCGTCATCGAGAATTCAACTTATACGAATCTTCCGCTTCAGATGAACGGTCAGCAGCGCGATCCGACGGCGTTCGCCACCTTGTTGCCGGGAGCACAGTCGCAGGGCAGCGCGCGCGCTCCGATCATTGGTGGAACTGGAAACTACATTGCCGAAGTTTATGTCGACGGTCTTCCGACCACCACAGCCAATCAGCAGGGTGATAATCGCGTTGTCTCGAACTCGATCCCGGTCGAAGCTGTCGACCAGTTCCAGGTACTGACCAGCGTTCCCGGAGCAGAATATCAGGGCGCGGGCGCGTTGAACTTCACCATCAAGTCGGGCGGCAATCAGTATCACGGTACTGCCGCGGCCTATGTTCGCAATACGATCTTCGACACCTGGGGCTTCAGCGCCCCTGCCCTGACGCAGAAAACTGCTAGCGGAAGTACCGTTCAGGCTCAGAAGCCGGTTGAGCATCAGAATGAGCTTGTCGGAGCCGTAGGTGGTCCTATTCCGTTGACTCATAAGAAGGGCTTCTTCTTTGTGACCTATGACAAGTATCACGGGCGCAATGGAATCAACCCAAATACGCTTACCGTTCCTACTGCTTTGATGCGTACCGGCGACTTTACCGAGCTGTCCTCGACTGTGCCGGTCATCTATGATCCCTCTACCAACTCCTGTACTGCAAGTGGTTGCACGCGTCAGCCGTTCATGGGCATGAAGAACGGTATTCCCACGCTCAATGTCATTCCTGCCAGCCGCCTCTCTCCCATTACCCAGTACATGCAGAAGTTTTTGCCTGCTCCAACCAACGGCGGCATCGTAGGTAACTACCTCGGTGGCGTTCCTTCGGGATACGACAACTGGGAGTTTTTGAGCAAGGTTGACTACGATCTCACCCCTTCACAGCGTCTCTCGGTTGTGCTGACGCTTGGCAGCCGCAAGAATGTTCCGTTCACCGTTGGCGGAACACCGGCAGGCGTTGTTCTTCCGCTGCCCTACACGGCTGGCGGTTATGCAACCATCAAGCCGACCATCATCGACCTGGAGCACTCCATCGTCATCAAGCCGAACCTGGTCAACCAGCTCAAGTTCGGCTTCACCCGGTTCTCGCAGCCGGTTGAGTCGCTGACCGATGGCATTGCACCTTATCGTGCGGCCGCTGATATCGGAATCACCAATCTGCCAGCGGGACAGGCATCGGACGAGTTTCCCGGTGTGACATTCAATGCAAGCACGGCTTATCCAACGGTTCAGAGTAACTGGACTTCGAATGGTGCATCGGGCGCGACCCAGACGACCGTTCCCAATGCCTTTACTCTTGTGGATAACCTACAGTGGATCAAGGGCAAGCACTCGATGACGTTCGGCGTCCAGATGCAGTGGCTGCAGGACAACGTTGCTGCACAGCTTGGGCCTTCAGGCATCTTTACCACGACGTTTAGCCCGAACGACACGGCGAACTACACCGGTACTACGCTCGACAGCACTAAGTCCGGCTACTCCTATGCCAGCTATTTGTTAGGTGCTATCAATAGTTCTGCTACGACGATTCAGGCATTCTCTGAAGAAGGCGGACGCTACCGTCCGATCTCTCCTTACTTCCAGGACGATTGGAAGGTAAACAACAAGCTCACGCTGAACCTTGGTCTGCGGTATGACTTCTTCCCGCCATACCGCGAGGTGCAGGACCGCTGGAGCTATCTCAACCCAACCAAGATCAACCCTGCTACCGGAACGCCGGGTGTGCTCGAGTTCGCAGGTCATCGCGGAGCGGACATTAGCTGCGAGTGCAGCACTCCTGTGCACACCTATATGAAAAACTGGGGGCCGCGTGTTGGGTTCTCCTACTCTGTCAATGACAAAACGGTTGTCCGTGGCGGCTATGCTCTGGTGTTCTCGCGGGCAGGCGGCGTGGGTGGACGTGGCGGAGCCGGCAGCGGAACTAGTCAGGCCGGCTTTACCGCCAACCTGGTTTTGCCTGCGGCACAGACGACGGGAGCCAACGCGGGACCTTCGTATTACCTGAACAGCCAAAATACGGACTTCGGAGGAGCTGGATATCAGTTGACCTCGCCTGCAGCGCCCAGCGCCGCAAGTCTGATCATCGGAACGGGTAACTACATCAATGGTTCAGGCAGCGTGCAGACGGCAGGCGGCGCTCCTGGCTATGCCGATCCTTATCTGTCCGGCCGTGCTCCCGAGGTAAATTTCTATAACTTCGGCATCGAGCGCTCCGTAACTAATGACCTGACGTTGTCGGTGAACTATGCCGGCAGCAACGCACACTTCCTTGCGACCGGATCGAATGCTCGTGGTTACTGGGCGGGTCAGCTTGATCCGGCGTATCTGGCCGGACTGGGCGCGGTGCGCGCTTCGGATGGAAAGACTCCAATCCTGAACGCTCCTGCAACGGCTGCAAACGTCGCCATCGCGCAGACAGCGATGCCGGGAATTGCTGTACCCTATGCTGCCTACACGGCTGCTGCGGCCAAGAGTTCGGCCGCTACGGTTGCCCACATGCTTACTGCATTCCCTCAATACTCCGGAACCACGGATACCTGGGGTAACGTAGGAAACGTTAGTTATAACGCGCTTCAGATCTCGTTGAACCAGCGAGAGTGGAAGGGCCTCAGCTACACACTCAACTACACGTACTCGAAGAACCTTGGCGATGACAACACCTTCCGCAGCGGTTTCAATATCCCGGCAGCGGCGATGTCGAATGGCGTTGCCTATCACCAGGGCCGTGCTGATCGCTCCTACACGACAGTAGCCGTTCCGCAGAATCTTGCAGCGTACGGCGTCTACAAGCTGCCGTTCGGCAAGGGTGGTATAGGCGGAGACAACTTCCTGGTACGGACGCTCGCGGGCGGATGGTCGTTCTCGAGTATCTTTACTTACGGCTCCGGCGTTCCTCTGGCGGTTACCTATGCGGGTTGCACCGCACCTGGACAGGGTCAGTGTATGCCGGACCTGAACCCCAACTTCAGCGGATCGGCTCGTAAGAACGGTAGCTGGGGCAAAGGAATTACCGCAGCCACATTGGGTGCGGCGCCAAGCAAGGGTGGTACTCAGTACATCGATATCAACGCCTTCTCGGTTCCGACCAACTATGGAACGACTGCATCGGGTCAGACTGCTATCACTAAGATCGGCGATGCCCCACGCTCCGCACCGTACCAGTTGTGGAACCCAAGCACCTACGAGCTTGATGCAAGCGTTCGGCGCAGCTTCAATCTCACGCCCGAGCGTGTGAAGTTCATCTTCGAGGTTGATTGCTTGAACGTGCCCAACAAGAACACGTTTGGCGGAATCTCGACGGCATGGGTCGATCCAAACGCGAGTCCCACGGCTGCAGCCAACTCCAACTTTGGCTCAGTCGGTTCCGCAAGCGGAAAGCGAGACTTTCAGTTTGCCGGTCACGTCAACTTCTAA
- a CDS encoding glycoside hydrolase family 88/105 protein, which yields MGRFSWKYGVVVPVLLLSVGFGESVAQQVSYEHATAKQLAGIAKDNSRHFGDDPDDPGPLATDLSYKISPEAVGKAMRKVADWQLARSQPYFDRIWTWSILYSGFMATSESLNDPKYRDAMMAMGTKFDWKLRSHLPNADDQSVAQTYLELYLLKKDPAMMQPTRDELDAVLAAPRMSKIPGKELPWWWCDALFMAPPVWARMYAATGDQKYISYLDEEWWKTSDLLYDTKEHLYARDASYLTKTEANGQRMFWGRGNGWVMGGIARTLEYLPKDDPARPKYVKQLQEMSARIASLQGKDGMWRSGLLDQSNYALPEMSGSALMTYAMAWGVNEGILDRKVYRPVIEKAWAGMLHHVYADGRLGCIQQTGAEPAPFKASSSYTYGVGAFLLAGSEIRRMDSHSSAGKRVH from the coding sequence ATGGGTCGTTTTAGCTGGAAGTATGGCGTGGTTGTTCCGGTGCTGCTGTTGAGCGTTGGCTTCGGCGAGAGCGTGGCGCAGCAGGTGTCTTATGAGCATGCGACCGCGAAGCAACTGGCGGGAATTGCCAAGGACAACTCGCGGCACTTTGGCGACGATCCGGACGATCCGGGGCCGTTGGCTACCGATCTCTCTTACAAAATCTCGCCTGAAGCCGTAGGCAAGGCCATGCGCAAGGTTGCCGACTGGCAGCTCGCGCGGTCTCAGCCATATTTTGATCGCATCTGGACGTGGAGCATCTTGTATAGCGGATTTATGGCGACCTCGGAGTCGCTGAACGATCCGAAGTATCGCGATGCCATGATGGCGATGGGAACGAAGTTCGACTGGAAGCTGCGCTCGCACCTTCCGAATGCGGACGATCAGAGCGTGGCGCAGACCTATCTTGAGCTTTATCTGTTGAAGAAGGACCCTGCGATGATGCAGCCCACTCGCGATGAGCTGGATGCTGTTCTGGCCGCGCCGCGGATGTCGAAGATTCCGGGCAAGGAGTTGCCGTGGTGGTGGTGCGATGCTCTGTTCATGGCTCCGCCGGTTTGGGCGCGGATGTACGCGGCAACTGGCGACCAGAAATATATCTCTTATCTCGACGAAGAGTGGTGGAAGACCTCGGACCTGCTGTATGACACCAAAGAGCACCTCTACGCCCGCGATGCCAGCTACCTGACCAAGACCGAGGCCAATGGGCAGAGGATGTTTTGGGGACGTGGAAATGGCTGGGTAATGGGCGGCATCGCTCGGACGCTCGAGTATCTGCCGAAGGACGATCCGGCGCGCCCGAAGTACGTGAAGCAGTTGCAGGAGATGTCGGCGCGCATCGCTTCGTTGCAGGGCAAGGACGGGATGTGGCGCTCGGGGCTGCTTGACCAGAGCAACTACGCGTTACCGGAGATGTCCGGTTCGGCCCTGATGACCTACGCGATGGCGTGGGGAGTCAACGAGGGAATTCTCGACAGGAAGGTCTATCGTCCGGTGATTGAAAAGGCCTGGGCTGGGATGTTGCACCATGTCTACGCCGATGGTCGTTTAGGCTGCATCCAGCAGACGGGAGCCGAGCCTGCTCCGTTCAAGGCCAGTTCGAGCTATACCTACGGCGTCGGAGCCTTCCTGTTGGCAGGAAGTGAGATTCGGCGCATGGACAGCCATTCTTCGGCGGGTAAACGCGTACATTGA
- the galK gene encoding galactokinase, with product MKLDEVGVLRVHRQRFGQDGQAFGAPARVNLIGEHTDYTGGFVMPMAIDFSTVATISPRDDGRAVFYSLNFDEEVSFELASLGRTPRGHWSDYPLGVVWSLAQEGVAVSGFSMSLAGNVPVGAGLSSSASLEVATAMALMAHAGRELPLKTVATLCRRTENEFVGAKSGIMDQFIVAGGVAGRVMLLDCRSLEFELLPLPSEVRVVICNSMVQHAHAGGEYGDRRDEVEAGQAVLRQLRPGIELLRDATLADLEACKDKMSATSFARCKHIISENARVMEAREALLHSDVKRFGELMVEAHASMRDDFGASAPEVDTLVEIAVRQPGCFGARITGGGFGGCTVNLVEADKVESFVEAVRNEYKAASGISANCFVSAPVDGALAMAAKGGAR from the coding sequence ATGAAGCTGGATGAAGTAGGTGTGCTGCGTGTGCATCGGCAGCGGTTTGGGCAGGATGGGCAGGCGTTTGGAGCGCCTGCACGCGTCAATTTAATCGGAGAGCACACGGACTATACGGGCGGCTTTGTGATGCCCATGGCAATCGACTTCAGTACGGTTGCCACTATCAGTCCACGCGACGATGGACGTGCCGTCTTTTATTCGCTGAACTTTGACGAAGAGGTTTCCTTTGAACTCGCCTCTCTCGGCCGGACTCCGCGAGGGCACTGGAGCGACTATCCGCTGGGGGTGGTTTGGAGCCTGGCCCAGGAAGGCGTTGCCGTAAGCGGCTTTAGCATGAGCCTCGCCGGTAACGTGCCCGTAGGTGCTGGTCTGAGCTCTTCGGCTTCGTTGGAGGTTGCCACCGCGATGGCTCTGATGGCGCACGCGGGCAGGGAGCTTCCGCTGAAGACGGTGGCGACGCTATGCCGCCGGACAGAGAACGAGTTTGTCGGTGCGAAGAGCGGCATCATGGACCAGTTCATCGTAGCTGGCGGCGTTGCTGGACGCGTGATGCTGCTCGATTGCCGTTCGCTCGAGTTCGAGCTGCTGCCTTTGCCGTCTGAGGTGCGAGTCGTGATCTGCAACTCGATGGTGCAGCATGCGCATGCGGGCGGCGAGTATGGCGACCGGCGCGATGAGGTCGAGGCTGGACAGGCAGTTTTGCGGCAGTTGCGTCCGGGGATCGAGTTGTTGCGCGACGCTACGCTGGCAGACCTTGAAGCCTGCAAGGACAAGATGAGCGCGACGAGTTTTGCGCGTTGCAAACACATCATCAGCGAAAATGCGCGGGTGATGGAGGCGCGTGAGGCTTTGCTACATAGTGATGTCAAGCGGTTTGGCGAGCTGATGGTCGAGGCACATGCAAGTATGCGTGACGACTTCGGGGCCAGTGCGCCGGAGGTGGATACGCTGGTGGAGATTGCGGTGCGGCAGCCGGGTTGTTTTGGCGCTCGAATTACGGGCGGCGGATTTGGCGGATGCACGGTGAACCTGGTTGAAGCGGACAAGGTCGAATCGTTTGTCGAGGCGGTACGCAACGAGTACAAGGCTGCTTCCGGTATCTCGGCGAATTGTTTTGTCAGCGCTCCGGTGGACGGCGCGTTGGCGATGGCGGCGAAAGGCGGTGCACGATGA
- a CDS encoding UDP-glucose--hexose-1-phosphate uridylyltransferase, protein MNPLAQKNPHRRFNPLKQEWVLVSPNRTQRPWQGQMEKPVVAAALQYDPDCYLCPGNVRAGGARTDKYTSTYVFENDYAALKLDAPRFSSDEEGKGILVAEGESGVCRVICFSPRHDLTLAKMSVPEIRKVVDVWAEQYRELGSRDDISYVQVFENRGAMMGASNPHPHGQIWASRSIPNEVVLELRGQGEYLREHGCCLLCAYRELELRLGERVIAKNDSFVAVVPYWAVWPFEVMILPLRHIADVEAMTDAERDDFAAILQSVTSTYDRVFDTPFPYSMGLHPRPSDGEEHPEWHFHAHFYPPLLRSATIRKFMVGYELLGSPQRDITAESAAEVLRQAAARAV, encoded by the coding sequence ATGAATCCATTAGCGCAAAAGAATCCTCATCGCCGGTTCAACCCATTGAAGCAGGAATGGGTGCTGGTTTCGCCGAACCGCACACAGCGGCCTTGGCAGGGGCAGATGGAGAAGCCCGTCGTTGCGGCGGCCCTGCAGTATGATCCCGATTGCTATCTTTGCCCGGGCAATGTTCGCGCGGGTGGTGCGCGGACGGACAAGTATACGAGCACGTATGTCTTCGAGAATGACTATGCGGCGTTGAAGCTCGACGCCCCTCGCTTTTCAAGCGATGAGGAAGGCAAGGGAATCCTGGTCGCCGAGGGCGAGAGTGGTGTGTGCCGCGTGATCTGTTTTTCGCCGCGGCATGATCTGACGCTGGCGAAGATGTCGGTGCCGGAGATTCGGAAGGTGGTTGATGTTTGGGCGGAGCAGTATCGTGAACTCGGCTCGCGGGACGATATCTCTTACGTTCAGGTCTTCGAAAACCGCGGTGCGATGATGGGCGCGAGCAATCCTCATCCGCATGGACAGATCTGGGCGAGCCGGTCGATCCCGAATGAGGTCGTGCTGGAGCTGCGTGGGCAGGGCGAGTATCTGCGCGAGCATGGCTGCTGCCTGCTTTGCGCTTATCGCGAGCTGGAACTTCGGCTCGGCGAGCGGGTGATTGCTAAAAACGACAGCTTCGTTGCCGTGGTTCCTTACTGGGCGGTCTGGCCGTTTGAGGTGATGATTCTGCCGCTGCGGCATATCGCGGATGTAGAGGCGATGACCGATGCAGAGCGCGATGACTTTGCCGCGATCCTGCAATCGGTGACCTCGACCTACGACCGCGTCTTCGATACACCGTTTCCTTACTCGATGGGTCTGCATCCCCGGCCCTCCGATGGGGAGGAGCATCCGGAGTGGCACTTCCATGCGCACTTCTATCCGCCGCTGCTGCGGTCGGCCACGATTCGGAAGTTCATGGTCGGCTATGAGCTTCTGGGATCTCCGCAGCGGGACATTACTGCGGAGAGCGCGGCTGAGGTGTTGCGTCAGGCGGCTGCACGGGCGGTTTGA
- a CDS encoding DUF6526 family protein, giving the protein MAEPQNYKNHKRRFPPFHFVLMPILVINLFFSIYDTVHRYPAHKYLFHWWVVMSIAFILMALLGRMQAVKAQDRIIRLEERLRLATLLPPDERAHIGEFTTAQLIALRFASDAELPALARRTLTQNLEPKAIKQAIENWRADDLRI; this is encoded by the coding sequence ATGGCCGAGCCGCAAAACTACAAGAACCACAAGCGCCGCTTCCCGCCCTTTCACTTTGTCCTGATGCCGATCCTTGTCATCAATCTCTTCTTCTCCATCTACGACACCGTCCACCGCTACCCCGCGCACAAATACCTCTTCCACTGGTGGGTCGTCATGTCCATCGCCTTCATCCTGATGGCGCTGCTGGGCAGAATGCAGGCGGTCAAAGCGCAGGACCGCATCATCCGCCTCGAAGAACGCCTCCGGCTGGCCACACTGCTGCCGCCCGACGAGCGCGCTCACATCGGCGAGTTCACCACGGCCCAGCTCATCGCTCTTCGCTTCGCCTCCGATGCCGAGCTGCCCGCGCTCGCCCGCCGCACCCTCACCCAGAACCTCGAACCCAAAGCAATCAAACAAGCCATCGAGAACTGGCGAGCCGACGACCTCCGCATCTGA
- a CDS encoding ArsR/SmtB family transcription factor, producing the protein MSPRSRNRATTRRHPPAVVFAALGDETRLSLVVRLSDRQPHSISQLTHGSRLTRQAITKHLRVLEDAGIVQSNREGRESLFELHPEPIDEIRQYLDLVSEQWNQALARLKSFVED; encoded by the coding sequence ATGTCACCCAGAAGCCGTAACCGCGCCACAACCCGAAGACACCCACCCGCTGTCGTCTTTGCCGCGCTTGGCGACGAGACGCGGCTGTCGCTCGTCGTCAGGCTCAGCGACCGGCAGCCGCACTCGATCTCGCAGCTCACGCACGGCTCCCGGCTCACCCGGCAGGCAATCACCAAGCACCTTCGCGTCCTCGAAGACGCGGGCATCGTACAAAGCAATCGCGAGGGCCGCGAGAGCCTCTTCGAGCTTCATCCGGAGCCCATCGACGAGATCAGGCAGTACCTCGACCTCGTCTCCGAGCAATGGAACCAGGCGCTCGCCAGGCTAAAATCTTTCGTCGAAGACTGA
- a CDS encoding SRPBCC family protein, whose amino-acid sequence MSNQIEKKIELKAPISRVWRAVTDYREFGEWFRVKLEAPFLPGKPVHGNITYPGYEHLRFEAVVQALVPEHLFSFTWHPYAIDPSKDYSHEPSTLVEFRLEPASGGTLLTVTESGFDKLPSERRLEAFRMNDGGWTEQMKNIESHVTQKP is encoded by the coding sequence ATGAGCAATCAAATCGAAAAGAAGATCGAGCTGAAAGCCCCCATCTCGCGAGTATGGCGTGCTGTAACTGACTACCGCGAGTTCGGAGAATGGTTTCGGGTCAAGCTGGAAGCTCCCTTCCTGCCCGGAAAACCTGTACATGGAAACATCACGTATCCCGGATACGAACATCTCCGGTTCGAAGCGGTCGTGCAGGCGCTTGTACCAGAGCATCTGTTTTCCTTCACGTGGCACCCTTATGCCATCGACCCCAGCAAGGACTACTCGCACGAGCCTTCGACCCTGGTCGAATTCAGGCTGGAGCCCGCTTCCGGCGGCACTCTGCTCACCGTCACCGAGTCCGGTTTCGACAAGCTCCCCAGCGAGCGCCGCCTCGAGGCCTTCCGCATGAACGACGGCGGCTGGACCGAGCAGATGAAGAACATCGAAAGCCATGTCACCCAGAAGCCGTAA
- a CDS encoding nuclear transport factor 2 family protein, translating into MAANVALVPPFTREIAIQKVRLAEDGWNSRDPARVSLAYSVDSRWRNRSEFVNGREEIVEFLTRKWSRELEYRLIKELWAFDVNRIAVRFAYESHDVEGDWFRSYGNENWEFDEKGLMKVRHASINDVPIKESERLFHWPLGRRPDEHPGLSELGL; encoded by the coding sequence ATGGCAGCGAATGTCGCGCTTGTACCACCGTTTACACGTGAGATTGCGATTCAGAAAGTTCGGCTGGCAGAGGATGGATGGAACTCCAGGGACCCCGCGCGGGTCTCACTGGCTTATAGCGTCGACAGCCGGTGGCGGAACCGGTCGGAGTTCGTGAACGGACGGGAGGAGATCGTCGAGTTTCTGACACGGAAGTGGAGCAGAGAGCTGGAGTATCGACTGATTAAGGAACTGTGGGCATTTGATGTCAATCGGATTGCGGTGCGGTTTGCCTACGAGTCTCATGATGTGGAGGGGGACTGGTTTCGATCGTACGGCAACGAGAACTGGGAGTTCGATGAGAAGGGGTTGATGAAGGTTCGTCATGCGAGCATCAACGACGTTCCTATTAAGGAGTCGGAGCGGTTGTTTCACTGGCCGTTGGGGCGGAGGCCGGATGAGCATCCGGGGTTGAGTGAGCTGGGGCTTTAG